A DNA window from Candidatus Woesearchaeota archaeon contains the following coding sequences:
- a CDS encoding NAD-dependent succinate-semialdehyde dehydrogenase, with product MNHEPPAENYKSNGDTMMQSLNPATGELLKEFQALSFEQAAVEVKKTRSVWQKWKTSKLSYRLEIIKHVGENLKKNSKDYGRLMALEMGKPIKQGIAEAEKCASVCDYYCANAKKFLKDKKVKTDAAKSYVSFEPMGVILAIMPWNFPFWQAMRCAIPALAAGNVVVLKHASNVPQCALALEELFRQSCLPEHCFKTLLIDGATATKLIDADLVDAVSLTGSNAAGQKVGEAAGRNIKKVVLELGGSDPFIVLEDADVAAAAKIGAYARMINTGQSCIAAKRFIVIKKVAEEFQRLFVEEFKKLKMGDPLDETVTVGPLAREDLANEIDALVNDAVSQGATVLIGGKRADRKGAYYEPTIITNVKPTMRISSEETFGPVAVLIIVDTEKQAIQEANNTEFGLGASLWTKNTAKAKKLAHQIDAGLVFINDFVKSDPRLPFGGVKKSGIGRELSEYGIKEFMNAKSVVVKQ from the coding sequence ATAAATCATGAACCACCTGCTGAAAATTACAAATCAAACGGTGATACGATGATGCAGTCCCTCAATCCGGCAACTGGCGAGCTTCTCAAAGAATTTCAAGCACTTTCATTTGAACAAGCAGCCGTGGAAGTAAAAAAAACGAGGAGTGTATGGCAGAAATGGAAAACATCGAAACTTTCGTATCGCCTTGAAATCATCAAGCATGTCGGCGAGAACCTCAAAAAAAACAGCAAAGACTATGGCCGGCTCATGGCGCTTGAAATGGGCAAGCCAATCAAACAGGGCATTGCAGAAGCTGAAAAATGCGCGTCAGTCTGTGATTATTACTGCGCCAACGCGAAAAAATTTCTCAAGGATAAAAAAGTAAAAACAGATGCGGCAAAAAGTTATGTTTCATTCGAGCCCATGGGCGTGATTCTTGCCATCATGCCGTGGAACTTTCCCTTTTGGCAGGCCATGCGCTGCGCCATTCCGGCGCTGGCCGCGGGCAACGTTGTCGTCTTAAAACACGCGAGCAATGTTCCTCAATGCGCGCTTGCGCTTGAAGAACTCTTTCGCCAATCCTGCTTGCCAGAGCACTGCTTCAAAACACTCCTTATCGACGGTGCAACGGCAACAAAACTGATTGATGCAGACCTTGTCGATGCGGTTTCATTAACCGGCAGCAATGCCGCAGGGCAAAAAGTGGGTGAGGCAGCAGGGCGAAACATCAAAAAAGTGGTGCTTGAACTGGGCGGCTCTGACCCCTTCATTGTTTTGGAAGATGCCGATGTTGCGGCGGCGGCAAAAATCGGCGCATATGCACGCATGATAAACACTGGCCAGAGCTGTATCGCAGCAAAGCGATTTATCGTCATCAAAAAAGTCGCTGAAGAATTCCAACGCTTATTTGTCGAAGAATTCAAAAAACTCAAAATGGGCGATCCGCTCGATGAAACCGTAACGGTCGGGCCGCTGGCGCGGGAAGACCTTGCCAATGAGATTGATGCGCTGGTCAACGACGCAGTTTCACAGGGCGCAACCGTGCTCATCGGCGGCAAGCGTGCTGACAGAAAGGGTGCGTACTACGAGCCAACTATTATTACGAACGTGAAACCAACCATGCGCATCAGCAGCGAGGAAACATTCGGCCCGGTTGCGGTGCTCATAATTGTTGATACTGAAAAACAGGCGATTCAAGAAGCCAACAACACAGAATTCGGCCTCGGCGCAAGCCTGTGGACAAAAAATACAGCAAAAGCAAAAAAGCTTGCGCACCAGATAGACGCTGGCCTCGTGTTCATCAATGACTTTGTGAAGTCAGACCCGCGCCTGCCGTTCGGCGGGGTAAAAAAATCAGGCATCGGCAGAGAACTTTCTGAATACGGCATCAAAGAATTTATGAACGCCAAAAGTGTTGTGGTGAAACAATGA
- a CDS encoding DoxX family protein — MCIAKYVQKHHDSFFFVIRLLAGFLFFSHGAQKLLGWFGGQQVPSLASLMGVAGIVELAAGLAILVGLFTRLAAVVSAVQMLVAYFMVHAGGGWNPLVNKGEMAILYLCLFLALMLHGNGKWSLEKALLKKEIF; from the coding sequence ATGTGTATTGCAAAATATGTGCAAAAGCATCACGATTCGTTCTTTTTCGTGATTCGGCTGCTCGCTGGTTTTCTGTTTTTCTCCCACGGCGCGCAGAAATTATTGGGCTGGTTTGGCGGCCAACAGGTTCCGTCCCTTGCTTCGCTCATGGGCGTTGCCGGCATTGTTGAACTTGCAGCAGGCCTTGCGATTTTGGTCGGCTTGTTCACGCGGCTTGCCGCAGTGGTGAGTGCTGTCCAAATGCTGGTTGCATACTTTATGGTGCACGCTGGCGGCGGCTGGAATCCGCTCGTGAACAAAGGCGAGATGGCGATTCTGTATCTCTGCCTGTTCCTTGCGCTGATGCTGCACGGCAACGGCAAATGGTCGCTTGAAAAGGCGCTGCTGAAGAAAGAAATTTTCTAA